A genomic region of Arachis hypogaea cultivar Tifrunner chromosome 5, arahy.Tifrunner.gnm2.J5K5, whole genome shotgun sequence contains the following coding sequences:
- the LOC114927761 gene encoding uncharacterized protein gives MNLALKSKNKLRFIDGSLDKPEKHDPLFEASELCNAYVVGWINHSLEPDIAKSVSWNTIALDLWEDLKHRYYQSDCFRIVELQEELYATKQGEMSVTVYFKKLKTIWEDLDSFRAIPSCECGRSAQTITQPATLLNTTEAFQGRGRGRGRGGKNPGFRRGQGGRGKMQCSHCGKIEHVVDTCYKKHGLPPHLKQRYNTVFTNISAAEFDSEGSNENLRNPYSGQDGDVTSLDFTPKQK, from the exons ATGAATCTTGCTCTGAAATCAAAGAACAAACTTAGGTTTATTGATGGTAGCTTAGATAAGCCAGAAAAGCACGATCCCCTATTTGAGGCAAGTGAACTATGTAATGCATATGTAGTTGGGTGGATCAATCATTCACTAGAACCTGACATTGCCAAAAGTGTGAGCTGGAACACCATAGCACTGGATCTTTGGGAAGACCTAAAACATAGGTACTACCAAAGTGACTGCTTCCGAATCGTTGAGCTACAAGAAGAACTGTATGCAACTAAGCAGGGAGAAATGAGTGTGACCGTGTACTTCAAAAAATTGAAGACGATATGGGAAGATCTGGACAGCTTTAGAGCAATTCCTTCGTGTGAGTGTGGAAGATCAG CTCAGACAATCACTCAACCTGCCACACTCTTGAACACTACAGAGGCCTTTCAAGGCAGAGGGAGAGGGAGGGGCAGAGGAGGCAAAAATCCAGGCTTTAGAAGAGGACAGGGAGGTAGAGGCAAGATGCAATGCTCACATTGTGGCAAGATAGAACATGTTGTTGATACATGCTACAAAAAGCATGGATTGCCACCACATCTTAAGCAAAGATATAACACAGTATTCACCAACATAAGTGCAGCTGAATTTGACTCTGAGGGAAGCAATGAGAATCTCAGAAACCCTTACAGTGGACAGGATGGTGATGTAACAAGTCTTGATTTCACACCTAAACAAAAATAG
- the LOC140184892 gene encoding uncharacterized protein produces the protein MKKHLAKIGRDIKKCSKVPYDVEKQMEGLLKEIQKSKTSKRKVSFNEEGTDECEDAIDEAIAQEEQQTPSQLPTKEVVGGDPKKKAKTIIPPMIPFNAVMSPFFQDILDGVAGYGPGYIGPSYDSLRVNLLADLKRECQMVVDSYRSAWKETGYTLMADGWTNQRQRTLINFLVYCSKGLCFVKSVDASSMVKNASSLCDLFSEVIEWIGFDNVVHVVTDNAANYVAAGRLISKKFENIHWSPCAAHCLNLILKDISSMPHISSLATHASKITVFVYNHTVFLSWLRQKDNWKEIVRPGPTRFATVFLTLMSIFERKSKLQQLVVDTHFTGHKLGRSANGRAVSAIILDNKFWDDCFTVCQIVSPLIKLLRFVDADDKPSLGIVYEGMLRESPDVMRALLDLVTLHCKVNNLDSVEAMKEIHLYRDRKESFDRPEAVPAAKKLQPDEWWRLFGSSAPCLQKIAVRILSQASASSGCERNWSLFDQIHTTRRNRLEHDRLSDIVYVTYNLRLKSRKQKSQYDPIDIETIDKVDFWVTEEVVEKEPDLPINIEDLLHEIDADLDQGGGGGSTSTFYAAPLAFSGPSSGNEGDEINETNLQQIMEDFDD, from the exons ATGAAAAAGCATTTGGCGAAGATAGGTAGAGACATTAAGAAGTGTTCTAAGGTCCCGTATGATGTAGAAAAACAAATGGAAGGTTTATTGAAAGAGATTCAGAAAAGTAAAACTAGTAAAAGGAAAGTAAGTTTCAATGAAGAGGGTACCGATGAGTGTGAGGATGCAATTGATGAAGCAATAGCGCAAGAGGAACAACAAACTCCGAGTCAGTTACCAACTAAGGAGGTTGTTGGAGGCGAtccaaaaaagaaagcaaaaaccaTTATTCCTCCTAT GATTCCTTTCAATGCGGTTATGTCACCTTTTTTTCAAGATATTTTGGATGGTGTAGCTGGCTATGGGCCTGGTTATATAGGTCCTTCTTATGACTCTTTAAGGGTTAACTTATTAGCCGATCTCAAAAGGGAGTGTCAAATGGTTGTTGATAGCTATAGGTCTGCTTGGAAAGAAACTGGATATACTCTCATGGCTGATGGTTGGACAAATCAAAGGCAAAGAACGTTGattaattttttggtttattgTTCGAAAGGGTTGTGCTTTGTGAAATCTGTTGATGCCTCAAGTATGGTTAAAAATGCTTCTAGCTTGTGTGACTTGTTTTCAGAGGTGATTGAATGGATTGGATTTGATAATGTTGTTCATGTAGTAACCGATAATGCTGCGAATTATGTTGCTGCTGGTAGGCTTATtagtaagaaatttgaaaatattcaCTGGTCACCTTGTGCTGCTCATTGCTTGAATCTTATTCTAAAAGATATAAGCAGCATGCCACATATTTCTAGCCTTGCAACACATGCTTCGAAGATTACTGTGTTTGTATATAATCATACGGTGTTCTTGTCCTGGCTAAGACAAAAAGATAATTGGAAGGAGATTGTTCGTCCAGGTCCAACTCGTTTTGCCACTGTCTTCCTCACATTGATGAGTATCTTTGAGCGCAAATCGAAATTACAACAATTGGTTGTTGATACACATTTTACCGGACACAAATTAGGAAGGAGTGCTAATGGTAGAGCTGTGAGTGCAATTATCCTAGACAATAAATTTTGGGATGATTGTTTTACTGTATGCCAAATTGTGAGTCCGTTGATTAAATTGCTGAGGTTTGTAGATGCCGATGATAAACCATCATTGGGAATTGTTTATGAAGGTATGCTGAG AGAATCACCTGATGTCATGCGAGCTTTACTTGATCTTGTTACATTGCATTGCAAGGTTAATAATTTAGATTCAGTTGAGGCAATGAAAGAAATACACTTATATAGAGATCGAAAGGAAAGCTTTGATAGGCCTGAAGCTGTTCCAGCTGCAAAAAAACTTCAACCTG ATGAATGGTGGAGGTTGTTTGGTAGTTCTGCTCCATGTTTACAAAAAATTGCAGTTCGCATTCTTAGCCAAGCATCTGCTTCTTCAGGGTGTGAAAGGAATTGGAGTCTTTTTGATCAAATTCATACAACAAGAAGGAATAGATTGGAGCATGATAGGCTAAGTGATATTGtgtatgttacatataatttgcgTCTTAAATCCAG aaagcaaaagtcgCAATATGATCCAATCGATATTGAAACTATTGATAAGGTTGATTTTTGGGTGACGGAAGAGGTTGTTGAAAAAGAGCCTGATCTTCCAATTAATATTGAAGACTTGCTTC ATGAGATTGATGCTGATTTAGatcaaggtggtggtggtggtagtactAGTACATTTTATGCTGCACCACTTGCTTTTTCTGGTCCAAGTAGTGGAAATGAAGGTGATGAAATCAATGAGACAAATCTGCAGCAAATTATggaggattttgatgattga